Genomic DNA from Cyanobacteriota bacterium:
AATAATCCCAGCCAAGTTTTATTCTGAAGATCAAGCACTCAAACTAGCACTCTGTAACTGCCTTGGCGACAACGCTTATGATCATGTACTTGTAGCTAAAGAAGGCATGTTACTACTTGAAGAAGCCACCACTCGTTTCTACGGAATCGAATTTAGAGAAGATCCTCTTGCAGCACTCGCCATCAAAAAAAGCATGATCCGCAATGGAACTCCTGACATAGATAGAGCTGCTGATTTGTTTCTTAAGGATTTTAGAGAGGCTAAGCTGGGCAGGATTAGTCTAGACTAATCCTAGGAGCTTGTCACCCAGCCCAAATTACTAAATATAGCCATAACATGCTATATTTAGTTTGTTATGTCAACAATCATTTTTGCAATACAAATTCTTTCAGGTCTATTTACAGTATTTTTTGTACTGATTAAAGACCCTAAATCTGAAGGTCTTGGCGCAATTGGTTCAACAGCTAGTAGCTTCAAAGGTGTCAAAACTAGTGCTGATGAGCAGCTCGACAATATGACTTGGATTTTTGTTGCAGTATTTTTATTTAGTTCAGCACTTTTAGGTTTTAAACTAGTAT
This window encodes:
- the secG gene encoding preprotein translocase subunit SecG — translated: MSTIIFAIQILSGLFTVFFVLIKDPKSEGLGAIGSTASSFKGVKTSADEQLDNMTWIFVAVFLFSSALLGFKLV